CTCTCCTGTCAagactccttctccagccctttaccttttccacctgtcacctctcagtttctttcttcctcctcctcccccacccacctggcttcacctatcaccttctagcttctaCTCCTTGCTCACCCCTACCTGCTTGTTcttctttcccctttcctttccaatactgatgaaggctctcagcccagaACATCAGCTActtatttccataaatgctgcctgacctactgatttcctcaagcattttttgtgtgtgtgcgctctgggtttccagcatctgcagaagatcTTGTGTATCTACATAGACGACTGGACTGGTAGGCTCATTGTTCCAGCACGCTCTTGCCCACTGAATTGATCTCCTCATACATTGACTCTATTCTGTCCTCCCTTGTTTAGGGCCTTGTTTTAGGGCCTACATTTGGTACACCTTACATGTTCTCCATCATTTTGACAACTTCTGTTTTTCTGCTCCTCTGCTTCATttttaccatggatgtccagATTTTATACTCTCCACTTATTTTTGCAAGGCCTGATACAAGGTTTTGACCCATAACGTTGATAATTGCTTTCATTGCTAAAGGTGCTGCCAGAGCTTCTGATTCCTCCAGCAAGTTatttgttgctcaagattccaATGTCTGCAGTCATTTGTGTCTTCAATTATATGGGGCCTTGGAAAAGAGTATTTCTGGAGTATTGTGCAGATTTGTTATCGTGCTGAAGAAAGACGTAGTTAATGTAGAAGCAATGCAGCAAATTAAGCAATCCATCGATGGTGGGTTTGCTAAATGAAGGGAAAAATTAAGTAGACTAGGCCTTTATTTTCCAGCACTGAAAAGAAAAGGGCTCATTTCAGGGCAGGGTAGAATGGATGTTTTCATAAACTGAGAAGCCTAGGCCAGGATGCACAGGTTAGTAGCAGGTATTTATTTACAGTACACATTTAACTGCAAGAAGACAAATTTTCAAAGTTCTCTGCTCAGCAAGCCCTGGAAGTTCTCTCAATCAAATTAATAAATTTCTTATTAATAAGGGAACCAAGGGATATGGGGTGGTTCAGGAAAATAGCACTGAGGTAGAATGTATGATCTTGATGAATGTCAGAGCTGGCTTGATGGTCTAGTTATATCTGCTCTTTGATGAGTGGTAAGAAGAAGAAATCAGAACGGTCCCATTTTCCATTTCAACTCAGAACTCTGGTGGCACAGTAGCCTACTGGTTAACATAACACTTGCAGCACCACCAACCCAGCATCAATTCTGCCACTgcttgtaaggaatttgtatgttttccccacgacagtgtgggtttcctcccacattccaaagatacacATACAGATTAGTGGTTTAatcagtcacatgggtgtaattgagcatcttgggcttgttgggccaaaaAGGCTTCTTATTGTGTTGCATCTGTCAATAAAAGTACCTTACAATAAAAAGTTAAGATATAGCTTAAAGCAGtgatccccaacctccgggccgcggactgatacattgccacgaagaatgcagtggtacggCGGTaaccggaatgcacccagcacatctttaagaaaaaagccgaaataaccaagctaattaattacgtgctgggtggcacctaattaattagcttgtttatttcggcttttttcttaaagatgtgctgggtgtgttccaaCTAccactgcaccgctgcattctttgcggcaatgtatcggtccacggcccggaagttggggaccactgacttaAAGTGAATGGATTTTGGAGTTATTTGAACATTTTGTGAGATTTTGGTagactaaaataaataaattatttttttcccactaacttttgcaggTTGACATGTGCTGTGGCAATGCCTTTTTACTCAGCTAGTTTAATTGAAACTGTGCAGGTAAATTTTCATTTTTGTCTATTAATCTGTGCTTCATATAGAAGGGTGTAAATGGTTGTTTTGTATCCAAACTGTTTCCTAATGGTCATTACCAAGTAACACTTGAAAACTTGGGAAATATGTCAGAGCTATTTATTGTTCATTATTTGTTAAAACTACAACCACAGATTACAGTACAGGAATTTTACCATTAAGCAGTCAATGATTCCACAAAATTAGTGAAAAATTGCTGCCCTCCTTTTGTTTATCAATAGCAGTTTTCTGTTCAGAAACTTTATATCTTAGGACTTCAAAATCCAAACTTAAATTAGGAAATTGCATTGATTGAGGGATTCTGCAAAAAAGGGGTCTGACCCATCTATGAATTACAGAAATGGCTGATTTGTTAATGTTTACCAGTAACAATGCATTTGAGCTTTTAAGCTGTAGTCTCAGCCATTTATTTTTCATTGTTCACTCTTCTACACGGCACACTTATGTTAAACATTAGCCTCCATTTTCCCTGTGTTATCAATTAATCTGTTACTGAGTCTGTAGCTGCGTTCATAAAGCCCCTTTAACATTTCTTTGACAAAAActccaatttttaaaatttattttgagaCTTGTTTCGTGTACTATAACATCATGTTCCTGTGTACAACCTTCTGACTGCACCTCATCAATTTTATGTGTTCCACATCTACTCCAAATCTATCTTCAGcctcattattttttttcttagcTCTCTTGAACAGCCTTGTATTTCCTTCTCTGAGCCTACCAAAACACACctctatcacaggaaaagcctccccatcattgagcacatctacaaggaccactgccacaagaaagcagcatccatcacaaggacccccaccagccaggccatgctctcttctctctgctaattgagaaggaggtacaggagccttaggtctcatACCACcatattcaggaacagttattacccttcaaccataatGCTCCTGAACTagcgtagataacttcactcacttcgccacggaactgatttcacaacctattgactcactttcaagaactctacaactgattttctcagtgttatttatttacttatatatatTTTGTATGTGCgcagtttgtccttttttttgcacattggttgtatgtcagtctttgtgtataacttctcattgattttatttcttttttctatgAATGCctgtaaaatgaatctcagggtagtataagatgacatatatatactttgaactttgccttTGCTCTAGATGTTTCTGACTATTTTGGTTCTCTCTGCACCTTGTTTTTTCTCTACTAGTTCATACTAAACCCCCTCCTAAATTATAAATCCCACAACCACACCACAGACATGGTGTGTGTCTTAGATTTTTGCAGTAACCTAGAGCCTAAATTTGGTTCCATTTATTCTTTTACATTGTTAATTATCTGAATTGTTCATTAACTCACCAGCACACTTATAGGATGGGGTAATCCATTGATCATCACCTTCTGTGGTTCTCTAAATTCATCCCTAGCTCCTGAAACTAATCCTATCACATCAAtacttctccttccttttttgaGGCTTCCCCTCCCTCTCAGCACACATTTGGTGATAACTttcacaggagtggtatctataCTTCCTTGTGCATCAGTTCCAAATTGCATTCCCAAGGTGACATCACTATCAGTATTACTATTATGCAACCCTGTAAACCAATGTGATTGACTATCACTCACTACATTGCTGACTTTTGTAGCTGCacgtgaaaatcaaaaaaaaaactgcccTTGCTAGAAAGGTCCTGGATGCttcaacagaaaatgctggagacattCAGCAGATTGGTCAACATTTGCAAAAAGAgtaacagtcaatatttcagctaAGAGCTTTTGTCAGAATGAGGTATTTGACAAAGTTTTTAAGCTGAAATATTGACTCTGTCTCATTCCACAGGTGCTGAGTGGTGCTATGAATTTCTCAGCTGCATCGAAAAATCCCCAGGAAATTATCAGCATGACTTGGAGTACAATTAGATGTCAGTCCTGATCTTGATTTTGTGAAACTAAAACTATTTTCTTCCTACATGCTTACCCAGGTCATACAAAGCATGAGATTGAGATTGATACAAGGAGTGAAAGCAGAGATTTTCAGATATACAGTCATTTTACAGCACTATGCTCAAGGATTATGTTACACGTATTCCATACTTCCATTTTGTATAGCTGCTGTCAAAACAAATGAATCAGTCTATAATGAACTTTCATGACAGGTAGAATGCTAAGAAATTAATGAAGGCATAAACCTTTTTTGCTGTTACATCTGGAAATTTCCACTTGACCTTTTAAAATTCACCCAATATTAATTGTTTAAATGTAAATGCAGTAGTTGAGGTTCTTGTTGAAATAACTTTACCCTATGGAATTCACAAATCACAACCAAGATTTTGAGATGCAGAATAAAGATTTATTCTCTCAGAATCTGAGGGGAAAAATTAACATGAAATGTGGGGGGAAAAACATTTTGTTAAGAGTTTGCTTTACAGAAATTACAATGTGGACTTTTTTGGGAATGTAACCCTTCTATAATATGAGTTGCGCTGTATCACGTATTTAAAAATGAATAACTTATTGTGTATTATATTTGCAGAGTGAAATTGTTAGAGACAATCCAGGAATATTGGATTGTGTGAAGGAAGGTGTCTGCAGACTGGTGGGAATGGGTGTCCCACATAGCAAGCGTTTGCTTCCTCTTGGAGTCTTAGTCTTCCCTACTGTCTTGCATGGAGTGCTCCATTACATCATCAGTGGCATCATCCAGAAAGTAATTCTATTTCTTTTACGGAGAAAGACATCGCAACAGTACCCAACTGAGACTTCTAGTTCTATACAAACTGTTCTGGATGCTTATTTCCCTGAACTTATTGCTGGTTTTGTTGCAAATCTTTGTGCTGATGTTTTAGTTTACCCATTGGAAACGGTACTTCACCGCCTCCATATTCAAGGAACTCGCACCATCATTGACAACACAGACCATGGATATGAAGTTCTTCCTATTAACACTCAGTATGAGGGAATGAAAGACTGCATTAACATAATCAAAAAAGAAGAAGGCATCTTTGGCTTTTATAAGGGTTTTGGGGCAGTTCTTGTCCAGTACACATTGCACGTTGCTGTACTGCAGATAACTAGGATTATATATTCTATGTGGTTACAAAATGCCACCTAATCCTGGCATTTAAGATGTCTTTGTAAGATAAATAATCCGTAATAATGAAGgatatattattaattttctgTGGTGCATGTTAGGAAGCACTAATAAAATGCACTGTTAACTGTTAAACTATTGAGTTGGTGAAAATCTAATTTTAAAATTAAGATATTTGTAAAATTGTAAAGATGTCCATGATATGTGACCTTTAGTGTCCTTCAAAAGTGGTCTCTGCTATTCTCCATGATTCTCCTTTTGATATATCATAATGCAGCATCCATTCAAATAGCATTAAGCAAGAGATTAATCATAACCATAACATCTTGCTCTATTACTTGATTGAAATAACTAACAGCACTTTTTTACGCAATTTTGATCAACATCTAAATCTATAACCTTGCACCATGATTGGAGATGATTTTCATGCCCCTGGCATGTTTCTTTATCACAGAAGGTGTCACAATTCTTCATCCTTAGTGAATTTGTCTACATAAAGAATATTAAATGGTAAGTAAGGGAGAATCATAATAATTATGGCTTAATATGTGGTTGAAGTTATAGTGGTGTTTTGCTGCGCAGTGTTTGCATTTGCTAATTTTGATTGGCTTTGCCTTACTGAATTTCTTCAGTTCAAGGTAACAAGAGTGTGGCTTTGTTTTTGGATGTAGCGTGTTAAATAATATCACTGTATGATTAATAACATAGCAATTTAATGAAGGTTAATGTATTGCCGTGATGCCATTTGTGATCTGgttcaaatatatatattttcaaCTTTTCCAGGGCAAATGCTTGCCTGTTTGGTCAACTAAATATATAAATTATCAAAGAAAAAAAGCATGTATATCTGAGTTTGGTACTTAATGCCCCATCATCTGCAGTCTTTAAGTAGCATCTTGCATTCTTTTCTTCACTGGATGATAAATAATCATATGTATTAATTGAAAATTACTTTGAAGTTACAATTTGCTCAACAGCTTCAAtttaatttactataaattatgaATTACTGAAATCTATCAATCTCATTACCTAAAcagaagtgattctgcagatactgaaaatccaagcaacacacacaaaatgttggaggaactcaggaggtcaggcagcaacaatggaaaCGAATAAATTGTTgatgattcaggccgagacctttcatcaatcTCATTTCCTAATGTAGCTTTAATGTGATTAAACAGAATCAAGTGCTTTTTTTCCACAAAACTTAAAGATTTAAACATTTCTAAACTTTGACATTTTATCTTTATTACTGGCATGGAATTAAAGTATAAGTTTGAAATGCGATGGATTAAACAtcagtgagagtgtgtaatcttcAATATTTTGGATCCATTCCTCTTTGAAACGTCCACTATTGTTAATGTGCAGGTTTGGCTCTAAATTGAAATTTTAAAGGCTCTGtggaaattatttttttctttgggGAGGTGAGATGGAGGGATGCTTTCAGGACAGGTAGGAAGGGGAAAAAGCAAGTAGTACTTCACTAC
The genomic region above belongs to Mobula birostris isolate sMobBir1 chromosome 17, sMobBir1.hap1, whole genome shotgun sequence and contains:
- the slc25a46 gene encoding mitochondrial outer membrane protein SLC25A46, with translation MYPRRPQDFKEGLSGRGCEDVPAVGGYATSLRSWDTSDAWPMENRFRAPAAGPWGERAAAAATTPAPASTAGATAPESAAGSSDQLNRFAGFGIGLASLFTENVLAHPCIVFRRQCQVNYHAKNYHLTPFTVVNIMYHFSKTQGIKGLWKGMGSTFIVQGIALGTEGIISEFTPLPREVSHKWSPKQIVGHLVLKGLTCAVAMPFYSASLIETVQSEIVRDNPGILDCVKEGVCRLVGMGVPHSKRLLPLGVLVFPTVLHGVLHYIISGIIQKVILFLLRRKTSQQYPTETSSSIQTVLDAYFPELIAGFVANLCADVLVYPLETVLHRLHIQGTRTIIDNTDHGYEVLPINTQYEGMKDCINIIKKEEGIFGFYKGFGAVLVQYTLHVAVLQITRIIYSMWLQNAT